In Musa acuminata AAA Group cultivar baxijiao chromosome BXJ2-10, Cavendish_Baxijiao_AAA, whole genome shotgun sequence, a genomic segment contains:
- the LOC135624912 gene encoding signal recognition particle subunit SRP54, chloroplastic-like, with product MEAVSFSASPYRHLSLCAPSLHCSGAFCGARVAGRPNLSSNSSTSWTGSTLYLGSSRRTLFTRELWGWINSKSEHVSRERCFTVRAEMFGQLTTGLETAWNKLRGVDVLTKENIAEPMRDIRRALLEADVSLPVVRRFVQSVSDQAVGAGLIRGVRPDQQLVKIVHDELVKLMGGEVSELVFAKSGPTVMLLAGLQGVGKTTVSAKLAFYLKKLGKSCMLVAADVYRPAAVDQLKILGEKVGVPVYAEGTNVKPSEIAKHGLEEARKKSIDVVIVDTAGRLQIDKTMMDELKEVKQALNPTEVLLVVDAMTGQEAAALVTTFNIEIGITGAILTKLDGDSRGGAALSVREVSGRPIKLVGRGERMEDLEPFYPDRMAGRILGMGDVLSFVEKAQEVMRQEDAEELQKKIMSAKFDFNDFLKQTRAVAQMGSVSRVIGMIPGMGKVTPSQIREAEKNLKIMESMINVMTPEEREKPELLAESPARRKRIATESGKTEQQVSQLVAQLFQMRVRMKNLLGVMQGGSIPALSNLEESLKAEQKAPPGTARRRRRSEPRKQFADSASARPSPRGFGSKN from the exons ATGGAAGCCGTCTCCTTCTCGGCTTCCCCTTACCGCCATCTCTCCCTGTGCGCGCCATCTCTCCACTGTAGTGGAGCCTTTTGCGGCGCGAGGGTCGCTGGAAGGCCAAACCTTTCCTCCAATTCCTCTACTTCCTGGACCGGCTCGACCCTCTACCTCGGATCTTCCCGCAGGACTCTATTTACC AGGGAACTTTGGGGTTGGATCAATTCAAAATCTGAACACGTTAGTAGAGAGAGATGTTTCACGGTGAGGGCAGAGATGTTTGGGCAGCTGACGACTGGCCTCGAGACGGCCTGGAACAAGCTTAGGGGTGTAG ATGTTTTGACCAAGGAGAACATAGCCGAACCAATGAGGGATATCAGGCGGGCTCTCCTGGAAGCAGAT GTAAGCTTGCCGGTAGTGAGAAGGTTTGTGCAGTCTGTTAGCGACCAGGCTGTTGGTGCGGGCTTGATTCGAGGAGTGAGACCTGATCAACAATTGGTGAAG ATTGTGCATGATGAACTCGTGAAACTGATGGGTGGAGAAGTGTCTGAACTGGTATTTGCAAAGTCTGGTCCGACGGTGATGTTACTAGCTGGTCTTCAAGGTGTCGGAAAGACTACTGTTTCTGCGAAGCTTGCTTTCTACTTgaagaaattg GGTAAGAGCTGCATGTTGGTTGCTGCAGATGTTTACCGGCCTGCAGCTGTTGACCAACTTAAGATTTTGGGAGAGAAG GTGGGTGTCCCTGTTTATGCAGAAGGCACAAATGTAAAACCTTCGGAAATAGCTAAGCACGGTCTTGAAGAGGCTAGGAAGAAGTCAATTGATGTGGTTATAGTGGATACTGCTGGAAGACTTCAG ATAGATAAAACAATGATGGATGAGTTGAAGGAAGTAAAGCAGGCATTGAATCCTACCGAAGTTCTGCTTGTAGTGGATGCAATGACTGGCCAGGAAGCTGCAG CCTTGGTCACAACATTCAATATTGAGATTGGTATTACTGGTGCAATACTAACAAAGTTGGATGGTGATTCTAGAGGTGGAGCAGCTTTGAGTGTTAGAGAG GTATCAGGAAGGCCTATTAAGCTTGTAGGACGAGGGGAGCGTATGGAAGATCTTGAACCTTTCTATCCTGATCGCATGGCAGGCCGCATATTAGGGATGGGTGATGTTCTTTCATTTGTGGAGAAGGCACAAGAAGTA ATGCGACAAGAAGATGCTGAGGAATTACAAAAGAAGATCATGAGCGCAAAATTTGACTTCAATGACTTTTTAAAACAAACACGTGCTGTTGCACAAATGGGTTCTGTGAGCCGTGTCATCGGAATGATTCCAGGCATGGGGAAG GTTACTCCATCTCAAATTCGTGAAGCAGAGAAAAATCTGAAGATCATGGAGTCAATGATTAATGTGATGACCCCAG AGGAACGGGAAAAGCCAGAGCTTCTAGCTGAGTCACCAgctagaaggaagagaattgctACTGAGTCTGGAAAGACAGAGCAGCAG GTGAGTCAACTTGTTGCTCAACTATTCCAAATGCGTGTTCgaatgaagaacttattgggggtCATGCAAGGAGGATCCATCCCAGCATTGAGCAACCTAGAGGAGTCACTGAAAGCAGAGCAAAAG GCACCTCCTGGCACTGCACGGAGGAGGAGACGATCGGAGCCGAGGAAACAGTTTGCAGACTCGGCATCAGCAAGACCCAGCCCTCGCGGATTCGGAAGCAAGAACTGA
- the LOC103968364 gene encoding uncharacterized protein At2g27730, mitochondrial isoform X1, which yields MAMRSATARVPRLWRPAMEKLARRSPRFFSDDRGRILSEEERAAENVYIQKMERERMEKLRRKAEKERLEAEKAKSEKRSEEPHKG from the exons ATGGCAATGAGATCCGCCACCGCCCGCGTCCCTCGGTTGTGGAGGCCGGCGATGGAGAAGCTGGCTCGGAGGAGCCCTCGTTTCTTTAGCGACGACAGGGGTCGGATCCTCAGCGAGGAGGAGCGAGCTGCCGAGAACGTCTACATCCAG AAAATGGAGAGGGAGCGGATGGAGAAGCTGAGGCGAAAGGCGGAGAAGGAGAGGCTCGAAGCCGAGAAGGCCAAGTCCGAGAAA AGATCCGAGGAACCTCACAAAGGCTGA
- the LOC103968364 gene encoding uncharacterized protein At2g27730, mitochondrial isoform X2: MAMRSATARVPRLWRPAMEKLARRSPRFFSDDRGRILSEEERAAENVYIQKMERERMEKLRRKAEKERLEAEKAKSEKAIQIQSI; the protein is encoded by the exons ATGGCAATGAGATCCGCCACCGCCCGCGTCCCTCGGTTGTGGAGGCCGGCGATGGAGAAGCTGGCTCGGAGGAGCCCTCGTTTCTTTAGCGACGACAGGGGTCGGATCCTCAGCGAGGAGGAGCGAGCTGCCGAGAACGTCTACATCCAG AAAATGGAGAGGGAGCGGATGGAGAAGCTGAGGCGAAAGGCGGAGAAGGAGAGGCTCGAAGCCGAGAAGGCCAAGTCCGAGAAA GCCATACAAATTCAGAGCATATGA
- the LOC135624913 gene encoding rho GTPase-activating protein 5-like — MAEVLRSPSHFPSSPRRALSCEPNDGSIGLLSPSNGCGEGEEKEGRRGGAGGASERKRGRSRRGGGGAEVEPVGEEEEEEEEEEQQQLSVLALLLTVFRKSLLGCKTDGAGDEDFGSMDIGWPTDVRHVAHVTFDRFHGFLGLPVEFEPEVPRRAPSASATVFGVSTESMQCSYDARGNSVPTILLLMQRRLYEQGGLRSEGIFRINADNSQEEYVRDQLNNGIVPEGIDVHCLAGLIKAWFRELPTGVLDTLSAEQVMQCQTEEDCARLARLLPTTEAALLDWAINLMADVVQEEQENKMNARNIATVFAPNMTQMADPLTALMYAVQVMNFLRMHILKTLKDRQEPTLEDASVSNTDPSDDNGHDSPQIHLATGRDEATEQVHVTHEPVLDSLARIPEEKSAEDEAADSPQPSHDDTASRGAALHPTTENYAENSAPSGGSSSRGQEFAANDHNSVHSNCRRKKTGRLNSQNHRKGRKAKAQTASRASLPAEKSKVERIVSRIDSKVERVEAWR, encoded by the exons ATGGCTGAAGTGCTACGGTCCCCATCGCATTTCCCTTCGTCTCCAAGACGCGCCCTTTCTTGCGAGCCGAATGATGGCTCCATTGGGCTTTTAAGCCCTTCCAACGGCTGCGGAGAGGGCGAGGAGAAGGAGGGGAGGCGTGGTGGTGCTGGTGGCGCCTcagagaggaagaggggaaggagtcggaggggaggaggaggagccgaGGTCGAGCCCGtgggggaagaagaggaggaggaagaggaagaggaacaaCAACAGCTGTCTGTGTTGGCGTTGCTGCTGACGGTGTTCCGGAAGTCGCTGCTGGGGTGCAAGACGGACGGCGCCGGCGACGAGGACTTCGGCTCGATGGATATCGGGTGGCCCACCGACGTGCGGCACGTCGCCCACGTCACCTTCGACCGCTTCCACGGATTCCTCGGGCTGCCCGTGGAGTTCGAGCCGGAGGTTCCCCGCAGAGCCCCCAGCGCAAG TGCAACTGTCTTTGGTGTTTCTACTGAATCTATGCAGTGTTCATATGATGCTAGAGGCAATAGTGTTCCAACCATCCTTTTGCTGATGCAAAGACGTCTTTACGAGCAAGGCGGCCTTCGG TCAGAAGGAATTTTCAGAATCAACGCTGATAATAGCCAAGAGGAATATGTCAGAGACCAGCTAAACAATGGAATAGTGCCCGAGGGTATTGATGTGCATTGTCTGGCAGGTCTAATAAAG GCCTGGTTTAGAGAACTTCCTACTGGAGTGCTCGACACTCTTTCAGCAGAGCAGGTGATGCAGTGCCAAACAGAAGAGGATTGTGCTCGGCTTGCTAGGTTGCTGCCTACAACAGAGGCTGCTCTATTGGATTGGGCTATCAATTTGATGGCCGATGTTGtccaagaagaacaagaaaacaagatGAATGCACGCAATATTGCCACGGTGTTTGCTCCAAACATGACTCAG ATGGCAGATCCTTTGACAGCGTTGATGTATGCGGTGCAAGTGATGAATTTTCTTCGAATGCATATCTTGAAGACACTAAAAGACAGACAAGAACCCACTTTAGAGGATGCTTCGGTTTCTAATACAGATCCATCTGATGACAATGGTCATGACAGCCCTCAGATTCATCTTGCGACCGGTCGTGATGAAGCAACTGAGCAAGTACATGTCACCCATGAACCTGTTCTGGATAGTCTCGCTCGAATTCCTGAAGAAAAATCTGCAGAAGATGAGGCAGCCGATAGTCCTCAGCCCTCACACGACGATACTGCCTCTCGAGGAGCTGCATTGCATCCGACTACCGAAAACTATGCAGAGAATTCAGCACCATCTGGTGGTTCTTCATCTAGAGGCCAGGAGTTTGCTGCTAATGATCACAATTCAGTTCATTCAAACTGTCGTAGGAAGAAGACAGGCCGGTTGAATAGCCAGAATCACAGGAAAGGGAGAAAGGCAAAGGCACAGACTGCCAGCCGAGCTTCCTTGCCAGCTGAGAAGTCAAAGGTGGAGCGTATCGTAAGTCGTATCGACTCAAAGGTCGAGCGTGTCGAGGCATGGCGGTGA
- the LOC135624917 gene encoding beta-fructofuranosidase, insoluble isoenzyme 3-like translates to MGMGRPSGAWSTPWLVVVLVHWLLWATERRRGAVVEASHVEFASLQSVPASVVDNRLRTGYHFQPPRNWINDPNGPMYFNGVYHLFYQYNPNGSVWGNIVWAHSVSTDLVNWIALDPAIRPSKPFDINGCWSGSATVLPGNRPAIFYTGIDPQQRQLQNVAYPKDLSDPYLREWVKPDYNPVIAPGDGINASAFRDPTTAWRGPGTHWKLVVGSKWNRRGKAILYRSRDFVHWVKAKHPLHTVKDTGMWECPDFYPVAVKGRRGLDTSAYGDGVKHVLKVSLDLRRYEYYTLGKYYHYQDKYVPDNTSADDHTGLRYDYGNFYASKTFFDPKKQRRILWGWANESDAKDVDVAKGWAGIQAIPRTIWLDSSGRQLIQWPIEELESLRGKHVVVEHKKVSGGNSFEVEGINSSQADVEVAFEVSGLEKAEAFDPSWATDAEALCGRKRADVKGGVGPFGLLVLASANMEEKTAVFFRIFKAEHKHVVLMCHDPTRSSMRPNLYRPTFAGYVDVDIAKTGKISLRSLIDHSVVESFGADGKTCITSRVYPSLAIGKDAHLFVFNNGSADVKVSELKAWEIRRPLMNGA, encoded by the exons ATGGGGATGGGGAGGCCGAGCGGAGCTTGGTCGACCCCGTGGTTGGTGGTGGTTCTTGTGCATTGGCTCCTCTGGGCCACCGAGAGGAGGCGAGGGGCGGTGGTGGAGGCCTCCCATGTGGAGTTTGCATCCCTCCAATCTGTTCCTGCCTCCGTCGTCGACAACAGGCTGAGGACTGGGTATCACTTCCAGCCCCCGAGGAACTGGATCAACG ATCCAAATG GACCCATGTACTTCAATGGCGTCTACCACCTCTTctaccagtacaaccccaatggcTCCGTGTGGGGTAACATCGTGTGGGCCCACTCGGTGTCGACCGACCTCGTCAACTGGATAGCACTCGACCCGGCCATCCGCCCCAGCAAGCCATTCGACATCAACGGATGCTGGTCCGGCTCCGCCACCGTCCTCCCCGGCAACAGGCCTGCGATCTTCTACACCGGCATCGACCCCCAGCAGAGACAACTGCAGAACGTTGCGTACCCCAAGGATCTGTCCGACCCTTACCTCCGCGAGTGGGTCAAGCCCGACTACAACCCGGTGATCGCCCCTGGCGACGGCATCAACGCCAGCGCGTTCCGCGACCCGACTACGGCGTGGCGCGGTCCCGGCACGCACTGGAAGCTCGTGGTGGGGAGCAAGTGGAACCGGAGGGGGAAGGCCATTCTGTACCGGAGCAGGGATTTCGTGCACTGGGTCAAGGCCAAGCACCCGCTGCACACGGTCAAGGATACCGGCATGTGGGAGTGCCCGGACTTCTACCCGGTGGCGGTGAAGGGGAGGCGAGGGCTGGACACGTCCGCGTACGGCGACGGCGTGAAGCATGTGTTGAAGGTCAGCTTGGACCTGCGAAGGTACGAGTACTACACGCTGGGGAAATACTACCACTACCAAGACAAGTACGTGCCGGACAACACGTCGGCGGACGATCACACTGGTTTGAGGTATGACTATGGGAACTTCTACGCCTCCAAGACGTTCTTCGATCCGAAGAAGCAGCGGAGGATCTTGTGGGGGTGGGCGAACGAGTCGGACGCCAAGGACGTCGACGTAGCTAAGGGCTGGGCTGGAATCCAG GCTATTCCGAGAACCATTTGGCTGGATAGCAGCGGTCGACAGCTTATCCAGTGGCCAATCGAAGAGCTCGAATCCCTCAGAGGCAAACACGTTGTTGTCGAGCACAAGAAAGTCTCGGGTGGCAACTCCTTTGAAGTGGAAGGAATAAACTCCTCGCAA GCGGATGTGGAGGTAGCATTCGAAGTCTCAGGCTTGGAAAAAGCTGAGGCCTTTGATCCGTCCTGGGCGACTGATGCCGAAGCACTCTGTGGCCGGAAGAGGGCGGACGTCAAGGGTGGGGTCGGGCCATTCGGCCTCCTGGTTTTGGCTTCAGCCAACATGGAAGAGAAGACGGCTGTCTTCTTCAGGATCTTCAAAGCTGAACACAAGCATGTGGTCCTCATGTGCCATGATCCTACCAG GTCCTCCATGAGGCCAAATCTATACAGGCCGACCTTTGCGGGCTATGTCGATGTGGATATAGCTAAAACTGGCAAGATCTCTTTGAGGAGCTTG ATCGATCACTCTGTAGTGGAGAGCTTTGGGGCCGATGGCAAGACATGCATTACATCCAGAGTTTATCCCAGCTTAGCCATCGGAAAAGATGCTCATCTCTTCGTGTTCAACAATGGATCAGCGGACGTCAAAGTCTCTGAGCTGAAGGCATGGGAGATTAGGAGACCTCTCATGAATGGAGCATAG